The Bacteroides sp. AN502(2024) DNA segment TTTTTCATTTTCATAAGAATTAATACGTCATGCGAAGTCCGCAAAGTAAATTAAAATTAGTCGGCCGTTTCGTTCGTACCGTAGCCAATTTCGAATCAGTCTTGAAATGATACGAAACTCCGGGTTCGGCAAAAACAGCAAGTCGGTCATTAATCTTATAATTGATTCCAATACCGGCAGTCACTGCCAGCTGGATAGGTTCTTCTTTAAAACTGTTGTCCGGTGCACCGGCAATACATTTGTCAGCTATTCCCCCCACAGCGGCGTAAAGGTCTATTTTTTTCGTATCCACCAATGTTACGTTCACTTTAACGGGGATCCCCCAGTAGTGCAAGTGCTGTCCTGCGGACCGGAGGTTGGAATAGAGCAGTCCGGTTTCTATGCCGAGAAAATCGTTCAACCTACGCTCTACCGTCACCCCTGCGGAAACCGGCATCTTATAAGTGCCGTTATCTGCCGGAAGTGCTGTACCCACTTGAACTTTCATCGCCCAACGATTCTTTTTCACAGCTTTGGGCTGAGACACATTAGCATTCGATTCCTCTTCCGAAGCAACAGATGATTCCAGATTACCATTTGTTGCCTGCCAATAGCCATGATGTCCCTGATTAGCATATCGATTGCCATTTCCCGAAGAAGTAGTGGAAGAAAAAGATAACGACATAGAGAAAGTGATAGAAAGAGAATCTTCTTCCTCTGCATATTGCGACAGCATACCATAAGATTTCGGAACCGGTTTCGGTAACACCGGTTCTACCGGCAAAGGTAACTGATTGACACGTATTCCATCTCCATCCATCCTTCCTCCATTCACTACTGCTATCTTTGTAAACGCTTCTTCCATTTCTTCCTTTGGAGAGAAATACAAGAAAGTAGCCGACGAGGCTGCCAAAACAAGCAATACAGATGCCGCAGCCGCGACACGGAAGAACAAAATCCGACGACGATGCTGGCAAGCCACAGGAATTTCCTGCGAGAGCTCTTCCCAAAAACCATCCCGTACACTCATCTTGGCATCAGCGAGACGCGTGTGAAACAGATCGGTTATTTCATCATTTTCTTTCTTCATGATTCCTATACTCTTTAATTCTTTTTGCTAACAAATATTTGGCACGATGCAACTGTGAGGTAGATGAATGCTCTTTAATGTGAAGCATCTTGGCTATCTCCTTGTGCGATTTCTCTTCAAACACATAAAGGTTGAAAACGGTTCGGCAACCATCCGGCAATTCGGCAATAAAAACCATCAACTGCTCCTCGGAGATTCCAGCCCCTCCTCCCGAATCCGATATATCCGGTATATCGGGAAGCTGCTCTTCATGCACCACCAACTGACTGACCCGTTTCTCCCGTCGCAGGAAATCGAGTGATTGCGTAACCATCACTCGGGTAATCCATGTACAAAGTGAAGACTCACCCCGGAACGAGAAATTGGTGAAAATCTTGATGAAACCGTCATGCAGTACATCGTGCGCCGCATCCATATCGCCCGTATAACGGAAACATACCGCCAGCATCTGTTTGGAATAGAGAGTATAAAGTTCCTTTCGGGCTGAATCCTTTCCTGCCCGACAGCCCTTTATCAGTTCTATCTCGTTTTCCAAAGTCAATTATTTTTAATTAGAACGTATGTCTGCGTCGTTTGCTTATTAGACGCGAGGGTTTGGGGAATGCTGCAAGGAATATCGCTAAAAGAAGTTAAAGAATGCGATTCACCACAGAGGACGCAGCGTACGAAGAGGAATAATGATAGAAAGTTCTTCCTATAAAATAAGTTTAAATCCTCTGTGTAGGCTGCGTCCTCTGTGGTGAAAAAAAGTCAGCACGCTTTGAAACTCATGTCCAGTCCTTTCACTGAATGAGTCAAAGCTCCTACAGAGATAAAGTCTACACCACATTCGGCATAGTCACGGAGCGTATCAAACGTGATGCCGCCCGAAGATTCGGTTTCGTATTTACCTGCCACCATCTCTACAGCTTTCTTTGTCATTTCAGGAGTGAAGTTATCAAACATGATACGGTCTACCCCACCAAGATCAAGAACTTGCTGCAGTTCATCGAAGCTGCGGACTTCTATTTCTATTTTCAGGTCTTTGCCTTTTTCCTTGCAATATTCCTTAGCACGAGTGATAGCTTTGTCGATACCTCCGGCGAAATCCACATGATTGTCTTTCAGAAGAATCATGTCGAACAGACCAATACGATGATTTACTCCGCCACCGATTTTCACTGCCATTTTTTCGAGGATACGCATACCAGGAGTTGTCTTGCGGGTGTCAAGCACACGAGTATTTGTACCTTCCAACGCCTTTGCATATTTACGGGTCATGGTTGCAATACCGCTCATTCGCTGCATCACGTTCAACATCAGACGTTCGGTTTGAAGCAAAGATTGCACTTTTCCTTCCACTACCATTGCTACGTCACCCGGCTTCACCTCTGTTCCGTCATTGATAAACACTTCCACTTTCATGGTAGGATCGAAACGGTTGAAGATTTCTTTAGCAACTTCGATGCCCGCCAGCACACCGGCTTCTTTGATAAGCAGTTTCGATTTTCCCATTGCCGTAGCAGGAATACATGAAAGGGTGGTATGATCGCCATCACCTATATCTTCTGCAAAAGCAAGATCGATCAATTTGTCGATCAGTTCTTTTTCCTTATTCATTGATCTTGTCAATTCTTATTTGATGTATTAAATATTGATTCTGCACTTTCTTCAGGAAACAGTTCACACGAAAGTTCCCGTTAGTAGTAACCAACGTACCGATAACGAAACTTGATTCGTCCCGTTTTCCCTGATGGTTCACGTTAAATCCGTTGACTTTATTCTCCGTAAAGAATTCCTGCATGGTAGCTGTTGCTTTCTGTTTGTCAACGTTTGTCGAGCGACCTTGGAGCACCAAGTTTACCTTGTTCTCCATATACTTATTCAGCTCTTGCGAGCTTCCTCTTTTAAATGCCGTAATCACTCCTGCCGGTATCTCCTGCGCCATCAGCAACGAGAGAGAAAGAAGCAAAGCGGTCATTCCTGCAAGCACTCGTTTTTTCATAAATACAAGCTTTTAAGTGGAAGTTTAAAGCCTTAAACTTTCAACTAATGATAGGCAAAGGTAAGCATTAATTGCAGAATAACATAAAAAATGCCTATTTTTGTGCACTAATCAGAATGGTAAACGTATGAAAACAACTTTGCTCGTCGTAGGACGAACCGTAGAACAACACTATATAACTGCAATCAACGACTATATCCAGCGCACTAAACGCTATATCACTTTCGATATGGAAGTGATCCCCGAACTGAAAAACACCAAGAGTCTTTCAATGGAAGTGCAAAAAGAAAAGGAAGGAGAACTGATACTGAAAGCTCTCCAACCGGGTGACGTGGTGGTATTGCTCGATGAGCACGGAAAAGAGATGCGTTCTCTGGAGTTTGCCGAATACATGAAGCGGAAAATGAACACGGTCAACAAACGACTGGTATTCATTATCGGAGGCCCTTATGGCTTCTCCGAAAAAGTGTATCAGGCAGCCCATGAGAAGATTTCAATGTCCAAGATGACTTTCTCGCATCAGATGATCAGGCTGATATTTGTGGAGCAAATTTATCGGGCGATGACGATATTGAATGGAGGACCGTATCATCATGAATAAAGAACAGTCAATATGGTGTTAAAAGGAGTTGTCAATCTGGCTAATCTGAAATAAAATATTTCCTTTGTGAAAAAGATAAAGCCTTATAATAACAGACCATGAAACAAAAAGAATACATATCGAAGTTGTCTCCTCATCTGTTTGAGATATAAATATATCAATGGCGGGTTGCATCACACATTACCACATACTCATAAGTAAATCGGTTCTCCGGATTTATTCAATCCGGTTTCCTTTGATTGCCTAACGGACAGCATCCTGGCAGGCAATTGTCCCAATTAGAAATGCATGTGGGAATCATCTTCTATAGAACCGTCTCAACGGACTCTCATCATGCAATTCTCAATCAGAGAGGCTCCATTGCCATGGCTCATAATATAATGTGAGTTCGAAATCACTCAAAACAAATTCAGTTGCCTGTCCTTGATGAAATCCAATTCAATGGCGGGCTTCTTCTCAAAGAAGCAATACGCTACGATGGCAGAAAGTGCATTCGCTATAAAGTTGTTGAAAAACCGATGCCTGGAATGCTCTATTTGTGCGATATTCTTCAATTCGTCATTTAGGAGACAAGTTTAGGGAACAGGTGGGTCAGATGTTTACTCACCTACTCCTTGTAATAATGCTTGAGTATCTGAAACCGCCGGAATGAAACGAGATAAGAATAACCATGATTTCCGTATCAATCAACCGGTTAGCCTTATTACGATGCTTATGATTCTTCTCAGCAACCATATATTTTACCTGCTGCAACGCAAATTCTTTGCAGAAATCATCTGCCATACAATAAATATCTGTAACTTTATCCTCTGAGAACATAGTGGTAGTCGTTTAAATGTTATTTTTGGACACTATAAATTGAATACTTTTATTGCTATGTTCTTATTATTCAAGGATATATTTTAATCTGTTATATCGAACTCACGTTAATAGTACATGTATTTTCTTCATCAGGCGTTCATGATTCCGTTCGACCGTTTTTCTCCAAACGAAAGTGTACTTGTTTGCCTTGGATTCGATTTTTGTACCGTCAATGTATTCCACATTCAGGCTGATGAAACCTTTGGAAGAGAGCAGAAGTACGGTTTGGGTAAACACTTCGTTGATTTCCTTCTTCACCCGGTTGCGGAATCGGTTGATGGTAATGAAATCCGGTTTCTCGTGTCCGGCCAGCCATATATAATGGATATCACGATGGAGTAGCTTTTCTATTTTCCGGCAGGAGTAGATGTTGTTCATGTAGGCATACAGAATTACCTTGAGCATCATTTTGGGATGGTAAGCCCTACGACCGCATTCCTTGTATAACTTCCTGAAGCCTTCAAGATTCAGGCTTTCAACCGGAGCGTCAACCATGCGAACCGGAGCGTTTTCTGCAATATCCTCATCGATTCCCCCAGAAAAAAGCACTGTTTGGTTGGGAATGTAAGGACGAAAATGTATCTTTGTCATAGTGTAAATTTTATGCTTAAAGATACAAAATCTTTAGGTAATAACAAAGCCCCTGCTTGTGAAAGTCGGGGCTTTGGGCAAAAAAAGAAGGTGCGCATTTTGACACACCTTCTTTCTTGCTTCTGGAGGTTCCTGGCGGATTCGAACCGCCGTACACGGTTTTGCAGACCGCTGACTAAGCCACTCATCCAAGGAACCATTATCTCTTGTTTGCGGTTGCAAAGGTAGTACAAATTTTGAAACTACCAACTATCCGCAGCAATTTTTCTTTGTACTTTTTTTCTTGACACCACATTCCCTGCGTTTCTTATCCATCAGAATCTTTAATTCACAGACACTTCCACAACTGTCACACGGATTCTGATTTTCTCGCGTACGACGAGAAAAAAGAAAGATTCCATATATGACACGGGCCATGCAGAGTACAACCAATACTCCAACTACCCAATCTTGCCAATTATTCATACCCATAATCCTCCAATCTGATAAACAGCAAATGATACAAGCCAAGCCAAACCCGTTGTGTAACAAGCAGCGAAGAGCGCCCATTTCCAACTACCCGATTCCTGTTTGATAGCCGCTATCGTCGCAATGCACGGGAAGTAAATCAACACAAACAACATATAACAGAAAGCAACCAATGGAGTAATCGGAATACGCTCTGCCAAACTGACCGAATCAGCATCCGGATCATCTGCATATAAAACACCTAATGAACTTACGACCAGTTCTTTTGCTCCTACACCAGAAAGCAAGCCGATCCCTAGTTTCCAATCAAATCCCAGTGGC contains these protein-coding regions:
- a CDS encoding porin family protein, whose amino-acid sequence is MKKENDEITDLFHTRLADAKMSVRDGFWEELSQEIPVACQHRRRILFFRVAAAASVLLVLAASSATFLYFSPKEEMEEAFTKIAVVNGGRMDGDGIRVNQLPLPVEPVLPKPVPKSYGMLSQYAEEEDSLSITFSMSLSFSSTTSSGNGNRYANQGHHGYWQATNGNLESSVASEEESNANVSQPKAVKKNRWAMKVQVGTALPADNGTYKMPVSAGVTVERRLNDFLGIETGLLYSNLRSAGQHLHYWGIPVKVNVTLVDTKKIDLYAAVGGIADKCIAGAPDNSFKEEPIQLAVTAGIGINYKINDRLAVFAEPGVSYHFKTDSKLATVRTKRPTNFNLLCGLRMTY
- a CDS encoding RNA polymerase sigma factor → MENEIELIKGCRAGKDSARKELYTLYSKQMLAVCFRYTGDMDAAHDVLHDGFIKIFTNFSFRGESSLCTWITRVMVTQSLDFLRREKRVSQLVVHEEQLPDIPDISDSGGGAGISEEQLMVFIAELPDGCRTVFNLYVFEEKSHKEIAKMLHIKEHSSTSQLHRAKYLLAKRIKEYRNHEERK
- the nadC gene encoding carboxylating nicotinate-nucleotide diphosphorylase; amino-acid sequence: MNKEKELIDKLIDLAFAEDIGDGDHTTLSCIPATAMGKSKLLIKEAGVLAGIEVAKEIFNRFDPTMKVEVFINDGTEVKPGDVAMVVEGKVQSLLQTERLMLNVMQRMSGIATMTRKYAKALEGTNTRVLDTRKTTPGMRILEKMAVKIGGGVNHRIGLFDMILLKDNHVDFAGGIDKAITRAKEYCKEKGKDLKIEIEVRSFDELQQVLDLGGVDRIMFDNFTPEMTKKAVEMVAGKYETESSGGITFDTLRDYAECGVDFISVGALTHSVKGLDMSFKAC
- a CDS encoding DUF4783 domain-containing protein produces the protein MKKRVLAGMTALLLSLSLLMAQEIPAGVITAFKRGSSQELNKYMENKVNLVLQGRSTNVDKQKATATMQEFFTENKVNGFNVNHQGKRDESSFVIGTLVTTNGNFRVNCFLKKVQNQYLIHQIRIDKINE
- the rlmH gene encoding 23S rRNA (pseudouridine(1915)-N(3))-methyltransferase RlmH, encoding MKTTLLVVGRTVEQHYITAINDYIQRTKRYITFDMEVIPELKNTKSLSMEVQKEKEGELILKALQPGDVVVLLDEHGKEMRSLEFAEYMKRKMNTVNKRLVFIIGGPYGFSEKVYQAAHEKISMSKMTFSHQMIRLIFVEQIYRAMTILNGGPYHHE